One part of the Microbulbifer sp. THAF38 genome encodes these proteins:
- a CDS encoding biopolymer transporter ExbD, whose product MQFRRQTKEQDGVNLTPLIDVVFLLLIFFMVSTTFTKESHLKLNLPEAAGPQAEEQSRAVEILISADGSYSVNGQGLINKKLTTLKSALSEVSAGEYNRPLVITADATAHHQAVVRAMDAAGQLGFVNLSITTRQPEEN is encoded by the coding sequence ATGCAATTTCGCCGCCAAACCAAAGAGCAGGATGGGGTAAACCTTACGCCATTAATCGATGTGGTCTTTCTCCTGCTGATTTTCTTTATGGTGTCGACCACGTTCACCAAAGAGAGTCATCTGAAATTGAATTTGCCCGAGGCCGCGGGGCCCCAGGCGGAGGAACAGTCTCGAGCTGTTGAAATTCTGATCAGTGCCGATGGCTCTTATTCAGTGAATGGTCAGGGGTTGATCAATAAAAAGTTGACCACTTTGAAATCTGCGCTGTCGGAAGTTTCTGCAGGCGAGTACAATCGCCCGCTTGTGATAACCGCCGACGCCACAGCTCACCATCAGGCCGTGGTGCGGGCAATGGATGCCGCTGGACAGTTAGGTTTTGTCAACCTAAGCATTACTACACGGCAACCAGAAGAGAACTAG
- a CDS encoding DNA internalization-related competence protein ComEC/Rec2 gives MGAKEVAQKTNSLGVRLGHKSTLWPWSLTLALWMFSLSVAVIGMLPVLPEIGAVLWVYLVVLLLLLSLPQRRFLSLLLVISLLGALWALSSNKTALEQRLPETAHGIDQRLRVEVVSLPEVRNNHALQGGGTRDIRFQARVLEAGAGGIDSGSLLYLTWYRADEEVQARLRGNSRWLLSVRLKRPRGSVNPHTFDYEGWLLRRGVYATGYVRTQNGDPQWLGQSLGLSALRDTLREKIQKLPINQSALVTALLLGDRSGLSHADKDLLRETGTAHLLAISGLHVGMVAGFLLLLGQVLARTLGVLLGASPRWLPLLLALLGTLIYTLLAGAPLSAQRALVMTWVLLLAWHWRRRVGAGLAFSLALALVLTIQPLAFFGVGFWLSFTAVGALLLGFSGRSSVWQARAAEIGVEGGETCAHVGMKKRMKAWLLRRFATFVQLLRSQWLVALGLILPSVVYFSGYSSGGILLNLLAIPWLGLLILPALMLGTLLMGTIPGIWCFKFADWQLTLLMEMLENAGDFVPTWQPLLPPQSATLLVLSALGALLLILPRGVPGRYLGLLFLLPLLQPLLPMSATGRQGLTFTALDVGQGLALSIRTQEARLVFDTGPVSSSGWSAGGAIVAPYLSGAGVSALDALVVSHGDRDHAGGVEALLQSLFVNNFYAPGQLGEKLTRGSDIHANSCVAGETVFFGDLSVHWLWPLQKAMDGEENYQSCVALIEWQQIRILLTGDITSSVERSLVELYPMQRPVDLLVAPHHGSKTSSSQALLSWAKPERVIFSAGYRHHFGHPHADVVARYRAMDTQIFNTAQSGAIELHWHKSTSEPAINLGRSAPRFWYADHNGEAEPSGRLSRRE, from the coding sequence ATGGGTGCCAAAGAGGTTGCACAAAAAACGAACAGCCTCGGTGTGAGGCTGGGGCACAAATCTACCCTGTGGCCATGGAGCCTCACTCTAGCTCTTTGGATGTTCTCTCTGTCAGTTGCAGTTATTGGCATGCTGCCTGTTTTGCCGGAAATAGGAGCGGTACTGTGGGTATACCTGGTTGTTTTACTACTGTTGCTTTCTCTTCCTCAAAGACGCTTCCTCTCTCTATTACTTGTCATCTCATTACTCGGGGCTCTTTGGGCGCTATCGAGCAATAAAACTGCGCTTGAGCAGCGTTTACCCGAAACTGCACATGGCATTGATCAACGCCTAAGAGTTGAGGTTGTATCCCTACCCGAAGTAAGAAATAACCACGCATTACAGGGTGGCGGCACTAGGGATATACGCTTCCAGGCGAGGGTCTTGGAGGCGGGGGCAGGGGGTATTGATTCAGGCAGTCTCCTCTATCTCACCTGGTATCGAGCAGATGAAGAGGTGCAGGCGCGTTTGCGCGGTAATAGTCGCTGGTTGTTATCGGTGCGATTAAAGCGCCCGCGCGGTAGTGTGAATCCCCATACCTTCGATTATGAGGGCTGGCTTTTACGGCGTGGCGTCTACGCAACGGGCTATGTGCGTACTCAAAATGGTGATCCGCAGTGGTTAGGGCAGAGTTTAGGGCTATCTGCCTTGCGAGACACTCTGAGGGAGAAGATTCAAAAGCTACCGATAAATCAGAGTGCCTTGGTCACAGCGCTGCTATTGGGAGACCGCAGTGGTCTTTCCCATGCCGATAAGGACCTCTTAAGGGAGACAGGGACCGCACACCTTTTGGCCATATCGGGCTTGCATGTGGGTATGGTGGCTGGATTTTTACTTTTGCTGGGGCAGGTTTTGGCCCGAACTTTGGGGGTGTTACTGGGTGCCAGCCCCAGGTGGTTGCCGCTGCTTCTGGCGCTCCTTGGCACCCTGATCTACACCCTTTTGGCCGGTGCGCCTCTTTCAGCCCAAAGGGCCTTGGTGATGACTTGGGTCTTGTTGCTGGCCTGGCATTGGCGGCGAAGAGTAGGCGCTGGCTTGGCCTTTTCTCTCGCTTTGGCGCTAGTGCTGACTATTCAGCCATTGGCTTTCTTCGGAGTAGGGTTTTGGCTGTCGTTCACCGCGGTGGGTGCGCTTCTTTTGGGGTTTTCAGGGCGCAGTTCCGTTTGGCAGGCGAGGGCGGCGGAGATCGGTGTGGAAGGTGGTGAAACATGCGCTCATGTGGGGATGAAAAAGCGCATGAAAGCCTGGCTTTTACGCAGGTTTGCCACCTTTGTTCAATTATTGCGCAGCCAATGGCTGGTGGCGCTGGGTTTGATTCTGCCCTCGGTAGTATATTTTTCCGGCTACAGCTCGGGTGGGATACTGCTGAACCTGCTGGCAATCCCCTGGCTTGGCTTGCTAATACTGCCGGCCTTGATGTTAGGTACCTTACTGATGGGGACCATTCCAGGAATCTGGTGCTTTAAGTTTGCCGATTGGCAGCTGACTCTTCTGATGGAAATGCTGGAGAATGCGGGGGATTTTGTACCTACCTGGCAGCCTTTGTTGCCACCTCAAAGCGCAACCCTGCTCGTCTTATCCGCACTGGGCGCCTTATTACTGATTTTGCCTAGGGGGGTACCGGGGCGCTATCTGGGGCTCCTGTTTCTACTTCCATTACTGCAACCTCTATTGCCTATGTCGGCTACTGGTCGCCAAGGTCTTACTTTCACCGCTTTGGATGTCGGCCAGGGGTTGGCCCTTTCAATTCGCACCCAAGAGGCGCGCCTTGTCTTCGACACCGGTCCAGTCTCCTCATCGGGTTGGAGTGCTGGAGGTGCCATTGTTGCCCCTTATTTGAGTGGAGCGGGTGTGAGTGCACTCGATGCGTTAGTCGTGAGCCACGGAGACAGGGATCATGCCGGTGGGGTGGAAGCGCTGTTGCAGTCTTTGTTTGTCAACAATTTCTATGCTCCAGGGCAGCTGGGAGAGAAGCTGACGAGAGGCTCTGATATTCATGCGAATTCCTGTGTTGCGGGTGAAACGGTTTTCTTTGGTGATCTCTCTGTGCATTGGTTGTGGCCACTGCAAAAAGCGATGGATGGTGAGGAGAATTACCAGAGCTGTGTGGCTCTGATTGAGTGGCAGCAAATACGTATATTACTCACTGGTGATATCACCAGTTCGGTAGAACGCAGCCTTGTGGAACTCTATCCAATGCAGAGGCCAGTGGATTTACTGGTGGCACCGCATCACGGCTCCAAGACATCTTCATCGCAGGCCTTGTTGAGTTGGGCAAAGCCTGAACGAGTCATATTCAGTGCGGGTTATCGCCATCATTTTGGCCATCCGCATGCGGACGTAGTTGCACGCTACCGCGCGATGGACACGCAAATTTTCAATACGGCCCAGAGTGGGGCTATCGAATTACATTGGCACAAAAGCACTTCGGAACCTGCAATAAATCTGGGGCGTTCCGCGCCACGGTTTTGGTATGCCGATCACAATGGTGAGGCTGAGCCTAGTGGAAGACTTAGCCGCCGAGAGTAG
- a CDS encoding MotA/TolQ/ExbB proton channel family protein, translating into MFEIIKSGGWLMLPILLCSVAVIAISIERFWTLNPQRIAPRTLLGEVWGWLKSNQVNGEKLKELRDSSPLGRIFAAGLSNSRHGREVMRDSIEETASQVVHELERFLNALGTIAAVAPLIGLLGTVIGMIQVFTAIMLEGTGNAGILAGGISQALITTAAGLTVAIPALMAHRYFQRRVDTIVVTMEQEAVKLVDALHSDRKIENAA; encoded by the coding sequence GTGTTTGAAATAATAAAATCTGGCGGCTGGCTGATGTTGCCGATCCTGTTGTGTTCCGTTGCTGTTATTGCTATTAGCATTGAGCGTTTTTGGACGCTGAATCCCCAGCGCATTGCACCGCGCACTTTACTTGGAGAAGTGTGGGGGTGGCTGAAAAGCAATCAGGTCAATGGTGAGAAACTGAAAGAGCTGCGTGATTCCAGTCCACTTGGAAGAATTTTTGCCGCAGGTCTTTCCAACTCCCGCCATGGTCGTGAGGTGATGAGAGACAGTATTGAAGAGACTGCGAGCCAGGTAGTGCATGAGCTGGAACGTTTCCTCAATGCTCTGGGCACCATTGCCGCCGTTGCGCCATTGATTGGTTTGCTTGGAACGGTAATCGGCATGATTCAGGTGTTCACAGCCATTATGTTGGAGGGCACCGGTAATGCGGGTATTTTGGCCGGTGGTATCAGCCAGGCTCTGATTACTACGGCGGCGGGTTTGACTGTGGCGATTCCGGCATTGATGGCGCACAGGTACTTCCAGCGCCGTGTGGATACTATCGTGGTCACCATGGAACAGGAAGCCGTGAAGCTGGTGGATGCTTTGCACAGTGATCGCAAAATTGAAAATGCGGCCTGA